In Modestobacter versicolor, a single genomic region encodes these proteins:
- a CDS encoding siderophore-interacting protein, whose amino-acid sequence MSGPARNGGARRPRVARVGEVVRTSRLTPHMIRVVLGGEGLAGFPAGEFTDHYVKLLFPPRGATYTAPFDVEQLRAELPPELWPVTRTYTVRAWDAAAGELTIDFVHHGDTGLAGPWAAQAAPGDRIQFFGPGGAYAPSPDADWHLLVGDESALPAIGAALPRLPDGVPALVFVEVEGPEEQQSDLVLREGVPVVWVHRRGGAPGEALVTAVKAVELPAGTGHVFVHGEAGLVKELRLHLRTERGLDPAFTSISGYWRVGRTEDRWQAEKPEWNAEVEAAEQALAAG is encoded by the coding sequence GTGAGCGGACCGGCGAGGAACGGGGGCGCCCGCCGTCCCCGGGTGGCACGGGTCGGGGAGGTCGTGCGCACCTCGCGGCTGACCCCGCACATGATCCGGGTCGTGCTCGGCGGCGAGGGGCTCGCCGGCTTCCCGGCCGGCGAGTTCACCGACCACTACGTCAAGCTGCTCTTCCCGCCGCGCGGCGCCACCTACACGGCGCCCTTCGACGTCGAGCAGCTGCGCGCGGAGCTGCCGCCGGAGCTCTGGCCGGTCACCCGCACCTACACCGTGCGCGCCTGGGACGCCGCCGCCGGTGAGCTGACGATCGACTTCGTGCACCACGGCGACACGGGGCTCGCCGGGCCGTGGGCCGCGCAGGCCGCGCCGGGCGACCGCATCCAGTTCTTCGGCCCGGGCGGGGCGTACGCGCCCAGCCCCGACGCCGACTGGCACCTGCTGGTCGGTGACGAGAGCGCCCTCCCGGCCATCGGGGCGGCCCTGCCGCGGCTCCCGGACGGGGTGCCGGCGCTGGTCTTCGTCGAGGTCGAGGGCCCCGAGGAGCAGCAGTCGGACCTGGTGCTCCGGGAGGGCGTCCCCGTCGTGTGGGTGCACCGCCGGGGTGGGGCGCCCGGCGAGGCGCTGGTGACCGCGGTCAAGGCGGTGGAGCTGCCGGCCGGCACCGGGCACGTGTTCGTGCACGGTGAGGCCGGGCTGGTGAAGGAGCTGCGGCTGCACCTGCGCACCGAGCGCGGGCTCGACCCGGCGTTCACCTCCATCTCCGGCTACTGGCGCGTGGGCCGCACCGAGGACCGCTGGCAGGCGGAGAAGCCGGAGTGGAACGCCGAGGTCGAGGCCGCGGAGCAGGCGCTGGCCGCGGGCTGA